The DNA window GTTCGGGCTGGCCGCGCATCTCGGCGTGCTCACCGATCTGCCGGCGTTCGGGGTGGGCAAGACGCGGCTGGTCGGCGAGTTCGCGCCGGTCGGCGAGGAACGGGGTGACCGGTCGCCGCTGATCGACGCGGGGGAGACCGTGGGCGCGGTGCTGCGGACCCGCGCCCGGGTGAAGCCGGTCTTCGTCTCGGCGGGGCATCGGATGGACCTCGACAGCGCGTGCCGGATGACGCTGCGGCTCACCCCGGAGTACCGCCTGCCGGAAACCACCCGGGCGGCGGACCGGGCCTGCCGGGATCTCCTGCTGAGGCCTTCCGGCGCAGGTCGCCCCGGTACCCTCAGCCCAAAGGGGACTCATTGAGGAGCGAGCGGTGACGGATCTGTCGCAGATCATCAAGGCGTACGACGTCCGAGGCGTCGTCCCGGATCAGCTCAACGAGCCGGTGGCCCGGGCGCTGGGCACGGCGTTCGTCGAGATGCTGCGGGAGTCGGGCGACGAGCCGGACCAGATCGTGATCGGTCACGACATGCGCGACTCGGGTCCCGGGCTGGCCGCCGCGTTCGCCCGCGGAGTCAACGCGGCCGGCGCCGCCGTGATCAACATCGGGCTCGCCTCCACCGACCAGCTCTACTACGCCTCCGGCTCGCTGAACCTGCCCGGCGCCATGTTCACCGCCAGCCACAACCCGGCGCAGTACAACGGGATCAAGCTGTGCCGCTCCGGCGCCCGGCCGGTCGGCCAGGACAGTGGTCTCGTGGTGGTCCGGCAGCGCGCCCAGGAGCTGCTCGGTGACCTGAACGCGGAGGCCGACGGCCCCACGCGGGTCGAGCAGCGGGATTCGCTCAAGGACTACGCGGCGCACCTGCGCTCGCTCGTCGACCTCGCCGGCATCCGGCCGCTCAAGGTGATCGTGGACGCCGGCAACGGCATGGGTGGCTACACGGTTCCGGCGGTGCTCGGCGACCAGGTGCTGCCGGCGCTGCCGCTGGAGATCGTCCCGCTCTACTTCGAGCTGGACGGCTCGTTCCCCAACCACGAGGCCAACCCGCTGGACCCGGCGAACCTGGTCGACCTGCAGAAGGCGGTCCGCGAGCAGGGCGCGGACATCGGCCTGGCGTTCGACGGCGACGCGGACCGCTGCTTCGTGGTGGACGAGAAGGGTGACCCGGTCTCCCCGTCGGCGATCACCGCGCTGGTCGCCGCCCGCGAGCTCGCCAAGTTCCCGGGCAGCACGGTCATCCACAACCTGATCACCTCGGCCGCGGTCCCGGAGATCATCACGGAGCGCGGCGGCAAGCCGGTGCGCAGCCGGGTCGGGCACTCGTTCATCAAGGCCGAGATGGCGGCGAGCAACGCGGTCTTCGGCGGCGAGCACTCGGCGCACTACTACTTCCGCGACTTCTGGTTCGCCGACACCGGCATGCTCGCCGCGATGCACGTGCTGGCCGCGTTCGGCGGGCAGGACCTGCCGCTGAGCGAGTTCGCCGCGGAGTACGAGCGGTACGTCGCCTCAGGTGAGATCAATTCCACGGTCGCGGACGCCGCTGCCAAGATCGAAGAGGTGCGCGCCGCGTTCCCGGACGCCCGGGTGGACGACCTCGACGGTCTGACCTTCGAGGTCGGCGGGGGTGCCTGGTTCAACCTGCGCGCCTCGAACACCGAGCCGCTGCTGCGTCTCAACGTCGAGGCGCCCGACGCGCGGCGGATGGCGGAGCTGCGTGACGAGGTCCTCGCGATCGTTCGTGGATAGGATCGCCTCGACCAACTCACGTCGGTGCGATAAGGAGTCAACCGGTGGCGCTCGATCAGCAGTTGCTGGACATTCTGGCGTGCCCGGACACGCATCACGCCCCGCTCGACTACGACGCCGACGCGCAGACGCTGACGTGCACCGAGTGCGGTCTGATCTTCGAGGTGCGGGACGACATCCCGATCCTCCTGCTCGACGAGGCTCGCAAGCCGGGGACCGCGACGGAGGCGTCCTGATGGTGAACCCGATGGACGGCACCGCCGGGGTCAACGGACACCGGATCGCCGACGAGGCGCTGCTCGACGACGAGAAATCGATGCTCGGCAACGACCCGGGCGGCATGCTCCGGGCCACCGCGTCGGCAGGCGCCCAGGTCCGTGAGTCGGCGGCGCTCGCCGCCGAGGTGGACCTGAGCATGCTCGCCGACGAGGGCCGCCCGCGGGCCGTCGTGGTCGCCGGCATCGGCACCGCCGGCCTCACCGGCAACATCCTGGCCACCGTCGCCGGGCCGCGCTGCCCGGTGCCGATCATCGGGCACCGCAGCGCCGGCGTGCCCGGCTGGGTCGGCGCGGCCGACGTGGTGATCGCGGTCTCCGCGTCCGGCCGCAGCCCGGAGGCGCTCGCCGCCGCCGAGGCCGCCGCCCGTCGCGGCGCCCGGCTGGTCGCGATCGGCAACCCCGGCTCCGAGCTGGAGGCGATGGCCGAGCGGGCCCGCGCGCCGTTCATCGGTGTGCCGCGTCGCGCGCCGGCCCGGGCCACGATCTGGGGCCTGACCATTCCGGTGCTCTTCGCCGGCCGGGCCCTGGGCCTGGTCAAGGTCACCGAGGCGGACATCGCCGAGACCGCGACCCGGCTGGACGCGGACGCCGAGCGCTGCCGTCCCGCCGCTGACTCGTTCGTCAACCCGGCCAAGGCGCTCGCGCTCGGCCTGGCCGGCTCGGTCCCGATCGTCTGGGGCTCGTCGCCGCTGGCCACGGTCGCGGCGCGGCGCTTCGGCGACACCCTGGCCGCCAACGCGAGGTACCCGGTGATGGCCGGCGCGCTCGGCGAGGCCGGCCGGGGCCGGGTGGGCCTGCTCGACGGCGTCTTCGGCGGCCTCGCCGAGACGAACCGGGACATCTTCGCCGACCCGGACGAGACCGACGAGAGCGTCACCCGGCTGCGCCTGGTGGTCCTGCGCGACGGCGGTCTGAACCCGGAGGACGACGCCGACGAGCCGGTCGCCGTCGAGGAGCGCCGCGCCGACGCCATCCAGACCCTGGCCGAGCGGCGCGGTGTGCGCTGCGACGTGCTCACCGCCGAGGGTGGCTCGGCGCTGGAGCGGCTCGCCTCGCTGGTCGCCGTCCCCGACTTCGCGTCGCTCTACCTGGCGCTGGCGCACGGGCTCGACCCGATGGCCGTGCCCGCGATCAGCGAGATGAAAGAGCTGGCCAACCCCATCGTGGATGGGATCGCGTGAGCGCTGAGGGCGGCACCAAGGCGATCATCGCGGCGCTCAGCGCGAACCTCGGGATCGCGGTCACCAAGTTCGGGGCGTACCTTCTGACCGGCTCGTCGTCGATGCTCGCCGAGTCGATCCACTCGGTGGCCGACTCGGGCAACCAGCTGCTGCTCCTGGTCGGCGGCAAGAAGGCGAAACGGCAGGCAACCCCGGAACACCCCTTCGGGTACGGGCGGGAGCGTTACATCTATGCGTTCATCGTCTCGATCGTGCTGTTCACGGTGGGTGGGCTGTTCGCGCTCTACGAGGCGTACCACAAGTGGCAGCACCCGGAGGGCATCGAGTCCTGGCAGTGGGTGCCGGTCGCGGTGCTGGTGGTCGCGATCGGCCTGGAGAGCTACTCGTTCTACACCGCTGTCACCGAGTCGAACCGCACGCGAGGCGGGACGTCCTGGGTGAACTACGTGCGCCGGGCCAAGGCGCCGGAACTGCCCGTGGTGCTGCTGGAGGACAGCGGCGCCCTGGTCGGCCTGGTGTTCGCGCTGTTCGGCGTGGGGATGACCCTGATCACCGGGAACGGGCGCTGGGACGCGGCCGGCACCGCGGCGATCGGCCTGCTGCTGGTGGCGATCGCCGCGATCCTGGCGATCGAGACGAAAAGCCTGCTGCTCGGCGAGGGCGCGAACCCGGAGGCGGTCCGGAAGATCGAGCAGGCGGTGCTCGCCGGTGGCGGCATCGAGCGGATCATCCACATGAAGACGCTGCACCTCGGCCCGGAGGAACTGCTGGTCGCCGTGAAGATCGCGGTGCCGCCGACGGAGAGCGCCGAAGAGGTGGCCAAGCACATCGACGAGACCGAGGTCCGGATCCGGGAAGCGGTCCCGATCGCCCGGGTGATCTACATCGAGCCGGACATCTACCGGGCTTCGGCAGCATCCTCCGCAGCCGCCGGATAGCTGCTACTTTGCCGGGTATGACCGTGTACCCGCTTCACGGAGCGATCCGGGCCTACGCCTGGGGCTCCCGGACCGCCATCGCCGAGCTGCAGGGCCGCCCCGCCCCCGACGGGCCCGAGGCGGAACTGTGGCTCGGCGCGCACCCGGGCGACCCGGCCACGGTGTCCGGGCCGGACGGGCCGGTCGCACTCAACAAACTCATCGCCGACGACCCCGGCGCTCAGCTCGGCGCCGCGGTCGTGGAGCGGTTCGGGGAGCGTCTGCCGTACCTGATGAAGGTCCTCGCCGCGGGCGCGCCGCTCTCCCTGCAGGCGCACCCGGACGCCGCCTACGCCAAGGCCGCCTACGCCCGGCAGGAGCTCGACCCGGGCGCGCCGAAGAACTACACCGACGCACACCACAAGCCGGAGATGCTCGTCGCGCTCACCCCGTTCGAGGCGCTCTGCGGATTCCGGGCGCCGGAGATCTCCGCCGAGGTGCTCGGCGAACTCAAGCTGCCGCAGCTCGACCCGATCGTCGCCACCCTGCGCAACGGCGACCTCGCCGACGCGGTCCAGCTGCTGCTCACCTGGCCGGAAGCCGACCGCGACGACCTGATCAAGCAGGTCGCGGCGGCCGCACGCCAGATCCCCGACGACCACCCGCACACCCCGTCGTACGTGCTCGCCGTCGACCTGGCCGGCTACTACCCGGGCGACCCCGGCGTGCTCGTCGCGCTGCTGCTCAACCTGGTCTGGCTGCAGCCCGGCCAGGCGATCTGGATGCCGGCCGGCAACCTGCACGCGTACCTCGGCGGCCTCGGCGTCGAACTGATGGCGGCCAGCGACAACGTGCTGCGCGGCGGCCTCACCCCGAAACGGGTCGACGTCGACGAGCTGCTGCGGGTGCTGCGCTTCGACGTCCTGGAGGACCCACTGCTGCACCCCACCGAGATGGCGCCGGGCGTGACGTCGTGGAAAGTCCCGGTGCCGGACTTCGAGCTGTACCGGGTCACGCTGAGCGAGGACCGGGCGCCGGTGAAACTGCCCGGAAAGGGGCCGCGGGTGATCCTCGGGGCGTCCGGTGACGTGCACGTGGGCGAGGAGCACGGGGTGCCGGTGGAAGTGCGTCCCGGCGGGGCTGCCTACGCGCCGGCCAGTGCGGGGCCGCTGACCGCGGCCGGCATCGGCGTGGTCTTCGTCGCGGCGGTGCCCGCCTGAGTTCGGGCGTTGAGCTGGTGGGCATGTTCGGCCGCGCTCGTTGCGCGTGATCAAAAGCGGCCAGGCTGACACTGTGAACCGGCTGGTCCGGCTGGTCCGGCCGGCCCGGCCGGCCCGGCCGGTCCGGCTGGCCCTCAGCGCTGCCCGACCACACTGCTGACAGCACTGTTAACCAGCTCGTCTTGGCGGGCTGGCTAACAGTGCTGTCCCGTGCCCGCTTTGTCCGCACTGAGCGGCAGCCGGCGCCGGCGTTTCCAAGATCTGCAAAGCCGGGCCTTGGAACCTGCGTCGGCTACGGCTCGGGGTCGTGGGCCGTAGCTGGGGCAGGTTATTCGCCTTGGGAGCCTGCGTGGGCTACGGCTCGGGCTGGTCGGCCGTAGTTCAGGCAGGTTATTCGGCGCGGGGGCCTGCGTGGGCTACGGCTGCGGCGTCGAGGGCTTGCGTGGGCTACGGCTGCGACGTTGGGGCTTGCGTGGGCTACGGCTACGGCTACGGCCGCGGCGTCGGGGCCTGTGTGGGCTGCGGCTGCGGCGTCGGAGGGCTGCGTGGGGTGCGGGCGGGTGGGAGTGCGGGGGTTTGGTCCGAAATTTGCTGGAATAACTTGACATGGTGGTTGCGGAGTGTGAATCTAGAAGCACGCAGCGTCATTGGTGATCGGGGGGTCCCACGGACGCGCGCGGTACCAAACCGGGGGGATGAACGGGGCGGCGGGCTTAGGCCTGTCGCCCCGTTCGCTATGTCCGGAGCCAGGTTGCGGTGTGTCTGTTCCGGTCACGCGCCGGCGGCGCGGCAGCCAGGATGAGTTGGCAAGGGGCTCGCGGCCGGGTGTCACGGGAGTTGTGGCTGCGTCTGGTGACCGCTGGCCCCGTACCCGATGGAAGGGGTCTTCGTGGGTGATTTCAAGGTCGCGGACCTGTCGCTCGCCGCGTTCGGGCGTAAGGAGATCGAGCTGGCGGAGCACGAGATGCCGGGGCTGATGGCGCTGCGTGCGGAGTACGGGCCGAGCCAGCCGCTGCGGGGTGCGCGGATCACCGGCTCGCTGCACATGACGATCCAGACCGCTGTGCTGATCGAGACGCTCACCGCGCTCGGGGCGCAGGTGCGCTGGGCGTCGTGCAACATCTTCTCGACGCAGGACCACGCGGCCGCGGCGATCGTGGTGGGCAGGGACGGGACGGCGGAGGATCCGAAGGGCGTTCCGGTGTACGCCTGGAAGGGCGAGACGCTCGAGGAGTACTGGTGGTGCACGGAGCAGGTGCTGCTCTGGCCGGACGGCGAGGCGCCCAACATGATCCTCGATGACGGCGGGGACGCGACGCTGCTGGTGCACAAGGGTGCCGAGTTCGAGAAGGCCGGTGTGGTGCCGCCGGCCGAGAGCGCGTCCTCGGAGGAGTACGCGGTGATCCTCGGCCTGCTCGCCCGGAGCCTCAAGGAGGACGGCCGGCGCTGGACCCGGGTGGCCGCCGGCATCAAGGGTGTCACCGAGGAGACCACCACCGGCGTGCACCGGCTCTACGAGATGCAGCAGCAGGGAACCCTGCTCTTCCCGGCGATCAATGTGAACGACTCGGTGACGAAATCGAAGTTCGACAACAAGTACGGCTGTCGCCACTCCCTGATCGACGGGATCAACCGGGCCACCGACGTACTGATCGGCGGCAAGGTGGCGGTCGTGTTCGGGTACGGCGACGTGGGCAAGGGATGTGCCGAGTCGCTACGCGGGCAGGGCGCGCGGGTGATCGTCACCGAGGTGGACCCGATCTGCGCGCTGCAGGCCGCGATGGACGGGTATCAGGTCGCGACGATCGATGAAGTCGTGAAGTACGCGGACATCTTCGTCACCGCGACCGGGTGCTTCGACGTGATCACCCACGAGCACATGGCCCGGATGAAACACCAGGCCATCGTCGGGAACATCGGTCACTTCGACAACGAGATCGACATGGCCGGGCTGGCCGCGCGGAAGGACGTCCGGAGGGTCACCATCAAGCCGCAGGTCGACGAGTGGCAGTTCGACGACGGACACTCGATCATCGTGCTCTCCGAGGGGCGGCTGCTGAACCTCGGCAACGCCACCGGGCACCCGTCGTTCGTGATGAGCAACAGCTTCTCGAACCAGACGATCGCTCAGATCGAGCTCTTCACGAAGACCGAGGAGTACCCCGTCGGGGTGTATGTGCTGCCGAAGAAACTGGACGAGAAAGTGGCCCGGCTGCATCTCGACGCGCTCGGCGTGAAGCTCACCGAGCTGACCAAGCAGCAGGCCGCGTATCTCGGAATCGCGGTCGAGGGACCCTACAAGCCGGACCATTACCGCTACTAGACCGGCGTCAAGACATGCCGGAGCCCCCGCTCGCCCGCCGAACGGGGGCTCTTGTCTCCCCGGGGTTTGCCGCCCTCGGGGGCCGGCTCTCTCCCATCATTACGTCACGCTGGTCATCGGCGCTGCAAGTGCAATGTGTCAGTGCAACTTGCAACGGCGCGTCGATACGCCGATATGGTGGCTCCGTGGCGAGGCCGACATCGACTGCACGCCGTGAGCTCGGGGGAGAACTGCGCCGGCTCCGCGGTGAGCGCCGTGCTGTCGACGTGGCGACCGCGCTCGGGTGGTCGGAGTCGAAACTGAGCCGGATCGAGACCGCGCACACCGGCATCAGCGAGGCCGACCTGGACCGGTTGCTCACCCTCTACGGCGTCGCGGTCGAGGACCGCAGCCGGCTGCGCGACCTGGCCCGGCGGGGAAGGGCGCGCGCGTGGTGGACGCCGTACCGGTCGTCCGTGCCGGATCCGTACGACGAGTACCTCGCTCTCGAGGGCGAAGCGGTGCGGATCTCCGAGTGGGAGGCCCAGGTGGTGCCGGGCCTGCTGCAGACCCATGAGTACGCGCGAGCCGTGATCGAGACCGGCGCGGACATCGACGATACCGACACCATCTCGCGCCGCCTGGCGCTGCGGATGCGCCGGCAGGACGTGCTGACCCGGGACCCGCCCCCCAATCTGCGCCTGGTCATCGACGAGGGTGTCCTGCTGCGCGAGGTGGGCGGCCGGGACGTGCAGCACCGGCAGCTGAGCCGGCTCTACGAGGCGAGCACCCGCCCCGGCGTCGAGCTGCAGATCCTCCCGTTCCAGGCCGGCGCGCACGCGGGTCTCATCGAGTCGTTCCTGGTCATGGAGTTCGCACCGGGCACGCGTAACCCGGTGGTGCACATCGAGGGGCTGACCGGCGGCCTCTTCCGGGTGAAGCCGGAGGAGATCGACGTTTACGGCGACGCGTTCGATGACCTGCAGGAACGCGCATTGTCGCTAGAAGAGAGCCGAACGGCCATCGCTGAGACGAGGGATCGGCTCGCTCGTTGAGTGCTCCGGGTGAGGTCCAATGGGAAAGCATTCCATGGAAGGAGATGATCATGCAGAACGCCACGCTTACCTGGCGTAAGAGCAGCCGCAGTGGCGCTGCTGGGCATTGCGTCGAGGTCGCCGAGGTTCCGGCCGCGGTGCTGGTTCGTGACTCGAAGGACGTCACGGGCCCGGTACTGACCTTCGGCGCGGGTGACTGGACCGGCTTCATCGCCGGTGTCCGCGCCGGAGAGTTCGACCGGCCAGGCGCCTGATCTCAGGTCGTGCGCCACGGGCGGTCCCGCCGCGGGACCGCCCGTTTTCATGTCCGCCAGCACGTCCGCCGGTACGCTTCCCGGACAAGATCGACCCCCAGGTAGCGCGGAGACCGGGCGGACAGTGCAATATTGGACCGCATGAGAGCCCGGGTACTGGTCGTCGACGACGACCCCGCGTTGGCCGAGATGCTCGGCATCGTCCTGCGCAGCGAAGGTTTCCTCCCCTCCTTCGTCGCGGACGGTGAACGTGCCCTGGCCGCCTTCCGGGAGAACCGTCCCGACATCGTTCTGCTGGACCTGATGCTTCCCGGCATGAGCGGCATCGACGTGGCTCGCGCCATCCGAGCCGAGTCGGGCATCCCGATCGTCATGCTCACGGCCAAGAGCGACACCGTGGACGTGGTGCTGGGCCTGGAGTCCGGGGCCGACGACTACGTGGTCAAGCCGTTCAAGCCCAAGGAGCTGGTGGCCCGGATGCGGGCCCGGCTGCGCCGGGGCGAGGACGCCGCGCCGGAGATGCTCACCATCGGACCGCCCGGCAACCAGATCACCATCGACGTCCCGGCGCACACCGTGTCCCGCGACGGCGAGGAGGTCAAGCTGACCCCGCTGGAGTTCGATCTGCTCGTCGCGCTGGCCCGCAAGCCGCGTCAGGTCTTCACCCGCGAGGTGCTGCTCGAGCAGGTCTGGGGTTACCGGCACGCGGCCGACACCCGACTGGTGAATGTGCACGTCCAGAGGCTCCGGGCGAAGATAGAGCCCGACCCTGAGCGGCCCGAGATCATCCTCACGGTGCGTGGAGTCGGCTACAAGGCCGGCACGGGCTAAGCCGAACGAGCGGTTACTCTTTGCCGCGAGATGCGTGCTCCGTCGTGGCTTCCGATGCCTGTGCGCCGTGCCCTGCGAGTGGTGCGGCGCTACTGGCGCATGGTCGCCCGGCGCGGCCGGCAGTACACGGCGCCGGCCCGGCGGGCCTGGCGCCGCTCGCTGCAGTTGCGGGTGGTCACCCTCACCCTGATCGGTTCCAGCCTGCTGGTCAGCACGTTCGGCTGGTTCATCGCGGCGCAGAGCGCCAACATCCTGCTCAACCGCACCCAGGACGAGATCTCCTCGTCGATGAGCGGCAAGGTGGCGTACGCGTACAGCCAGCTCACCCTGCACCCGCAGGCGCGTGACCCGGAGCTGCCGAACACCATCAACGACACGGTGAACGACCTCGTCGACGGCGATCAGACGGAGAACGGCGGCTCGATCATCTCGATTCGCGCCGAGCACTACCAGGATCTGCCGGCCGTCAC is part of the Actinoplanes missouriensis 431 genome and encodes:
- a CDS encoding DUF397 domain-containing protein, which gives rise to MQNATLTWRKSSRSGAAGHCVEVAEVPAAVLVRDSKDVTGPVLTFGAGDWTGFIAGVRAGEFDRPGA
- the mtrA gene encoding MtrAB system response regulator MtrA; this encodes MRARVLVVDDDPALAEMLGIVLRSEGFLPSFVADGERALAAFRENRPDIVLLDLMLPGMSGIDVARAIRAESGIPIVMLTAKSDTVDVVLGLESGADDYVVKPFKPKELVARMRARLRRGEDAAPEMLTIGPPGNQITIDVPAHTVSRDGEEVKLTPLEFDLLVALARKPRQVFTREVLLEQVWGYRHAADTRLVNVHVQRLRAKIEPDPERPEIILTVRGVGYKAGTG
- a CDS encoding phosphomannomutase/phosphoglucomutase; translation: MTDLSQIIKAYDVRGVVPDQLNEPVARALGTAFVEMLRESGDEPDQIVIGHDMRDSGPGLAAAFARGVNAAGAAVINIGLASTDQLYYASGSLNLPGAMFTASHNPAQYNGIKLCRSGARPVGQDSGLVVVRQRAQELLGDLNAEADGPTRVEQRDSLKDYAAHLRSLVDLAGIRPLKVIVDAGNGMGGYTVPAVLGDQVLPALPLEIVPLYFELDGSFPNHEANPLDPANLVDLQKAVREQGADIGLAFDGDADRCFVVDEKGDPVSPSAITALVAARELAKFPGSTVIHNLITSAAVPEIITERGGKPVRSRVGHSFIKAEMAASNAVFGGEHSAHYYFRDFWFADTGMLAAMHVLAAFGGQDLPLSEFAAEYERYVASGEINSTVADAAAKIEEVRAAFPDARVDDLDGLTFEVGGGAWFNLRASNTEPLLRLNVEAPDARRMAELRDEVLAIVRG
- the ahcY gene encoding adenosylhomocysteinase, with amino-acid sequence MEGVFVGDFKVADLSLAAFGRKEIELAEHEMPGLMALRAEYGPSQPLRGARITGSLHMTIQTAVLIETLTALGAQVRWASCNIFSTQDHAAAAIVVGRDGTAEDPKGVPVYAWKGETLEEYWWCTEQVLLWPDGEAPNMILDDGGDATLLVHKGAEFEKAGVVPPAESASSEEYAVILGLLARSLKEDGRRWTRVAAGIKGVTEETTTGVHRLYEMQQQGTLLFPAINVNDSVTKSKFDNKYGCRHSLIDGINRATDVLIGGKVAVVFGYGDVGKGCAESLRGQGARVIVTEVDPICALQAAMDGYQVATIDEVVKYADIFVTATGCFDVITHEHMARMKHQAIVGNIGHFDNEIDMAGLAARKDVRRVTIKPQVDEWQFDDGHSIIVLSEGRLLNLGNATGHPSFVMSNSFSNQTIAQIELFTKTEEYPVGVYVLPKKLDEKVARLHLDALGVKLTELTKQQAAYLGIAVEGPYKPDHYRY
- the nfi gene encoding deoxyribonuclease V (cleaves DNA at apurinic or apyrimidinic sites), whose product is MRTWPRTPEEALATQEVLRSRLISAPGPAEIDTVAGLDVAYDGDRLGAAVVVLDYADLSVRDTAVVLGRPAFPYVPGLFAFREVPALLEALEKLTVRPDVLICDGHGVAHPRRFGLAAHLGVLTDLPAFGVGKTRLVGEFAPVGEERGDRSPLIDAGETVGAVLRTRARVKPVFVSAGHRMDLDSACRMTLRLTPEYRLPETTRAADRACRDLLLRPSGAGRPGTLSPKGTH
- a CDS encoding helix-turn-helix domain-containing protein — encoded protein: MARPTSTARRELGGELRRLRGERRAVDVATALGWSESKLSRIETAHTGISEADLDRLLTLYGVAVEDRSRLRDLARRGRARAWWTPYRSSVPDPYDEYLALEGEAVRISEWEAQVVPGLLQTHEYARAVIETGADIDDTDTISRRLALRMRRQDVLTRDPPPNLRLVIDEGVLLREVGGRDVQHRQLSRLYEASTRPGVELQILPFQAGAHAGLIESFLVMEFAPGTRNPVVHIEGLTGGLFRVKPEEIDVYGDAFDDLQERALSLEESRTAIAETRDRLAR
- a CDS encoding cation diffusion facilitator family transporter, producing the protein MSAEGGTKAIIAALSANLGIAVTKFGAYLLTGSSSMLAESIHSVADSGNQLLLLVGGKKAKRQATPEHPFGYGRERYIYAFIVSIVLFTVGGLFALYEAYHKWQHPEGIESWQWVPVAVLVVAIGLESYSFYTAVTESNRTRGGTSWVNYVRRAKAPELPVVLLEDSGALVGLVFALFGVGMTLITGNGRWDAAGTAAIGLLLVAIAAILAIETKSLLLGEGANPEAVRKIEQAVLAGGGIERIIHMKTLHLGPEELLVAVKIAVPPTESAEEVAKHIDETEVRIREAVPIARVIYIEPDIYRASAASSAAAG
- the manA gene encoding mannose-6-phosphate isomerase, class I, with the protein product MTVYPLHGAIRAYAWGSRTAIAELQGRPAPDGPEAELWLGAHPGDPATVSGPDGPVALNKLIADDPGAQLGAAVVERFGERLPYLMKVLAAGAPLSLQAHPDAAYAKAAYARQELDPGAPKNYTDAHHKPEMLVALTPFEALCGFRAPEISAEVLGELKLPQLDPIVATLRNGDLADAVQLLLTWPEADRDDLIKQVAAAARQIPDDHPHTPSYVLAVDLAGYYPGDPGVLVALLLNLVWLQPGQAIWMPAGNLHAYLGGLGVELMAASDNVLRGGLTPKRVDVDELLRVLRFDVLEDPLLHPTEMAPGVTSWKVPVPDFELYRVTLSEDRAPVKLPGKGPRVILGASGDVHVGEEHGVPVEVRPGGAAYAPASAGPLTAAGIGVVFVAAVPA
- a CDS encoding Trm112 family protein, with translation MALDQQLLDILACPDTHHAPLDYDADAQTLTCTECGLIFEVRDDIPILLLDEARKPGTATEAS
- a CDS encoding SIS domain-containing protein, with the protein product MDGTAGVNGHRIADEALLDDEKSMLGNDPGGMLRATASAGAQVRESAALAAEVDLSMLADEGRPRAVVVAGIGTAGLTGNILATVAGPRCPVPIIGHRSAGVPGWVGAADVVIAVSASGRSPEALAAAEAAARRGARLVAIGNPGSELEAMAERARAPFIGVPRRAPARATIWGLTIPVLFAGRALGLVKVTEADIAETATRLDADAERCRPAADSFVNPAKALALGLAGSVPIVWGSSPLATVAARRFGDTLAANARYPVMAGALGEAGRGRVGLLDGVFGGLAETNRDIFADPDETDESVTRLRLVVLRDGGLNPEDDADEPVAVEERRADAIQTLAERRGVRCDVLTAEGGSALERLASLVAVPDFASLYLALAHGLDPMAVPAISEMKELANPIVDGIA